From the genome of Deinococcus malanensis:
GGCCAGTGCGCCGTCCAGCATGGCCAGGAACAGGGCTTCCTTGTCGGCGTAGTGGTGATACAGGGCCGGTTTGGTCACGCCCACCGCTTCTGCCACCTCACGCATGCTGACGCCGTGGTATCCGCTGGCCACGAACAGCCGCGCCGCCTCCTGCTGAATACGCGCGCGGGTGCTGTCAGGGGCGGAGCTGTACGGGGTCGAAACGGTCACGTCCTCATGATACTCGGGCCTCATGTCGACCGGGGAGGGCGCCGCGGTCCAGCCTGTCGGCGCACCTTCCCTTCAGCCCTGCCGCCCCGTTCCAGGCAGGGCCTGAGCGTCTGCTGTGCTGCCGGGTGCTCCAGTTTTGTTATCGGTGGCATGTGATGAGCCACCTGAAGGGCTGGAACGCCGGGGCATCCTCTCAGCGCGACACCACGGTTTTGGCCCTGGTGGCAGACCAGGCCGCGTGCCGCCAGGCTGGATGTCAGACTGGCACGATGTGGACCGAACACGAGATCCGGGTCAACGGCGTGCGCCTGCACTACGTGGAGGCAGGACCAGCAGCGGGGCCCCTGGTGGTGCTCCTGCACGGCTTCCCGGAATACTGGCGGGCCTGGGAACATCAGATCGGCCCGCTGGCACGCGCGGGCTTCCGCGTGGTGGCCCCCGACATGCGAGGCTACAACCTCAGTGAAAAGCCTCAGGACATCGAGGCATACCGGGTCCAGACCCTCCAGGAGGACATCGCGAAGCTGATCCGTGCACTTGGTGCCGGTCGCGCACATGTGGTCGGCCACGACTGGGGAGGCATTGTGGCGTGGCAGCTGGCAATTCGACAGCCGGAGGCCGTGGACCGACTGGTTATCCTGAACGCGCCACATCCGGGCGCTGCACGCAGGGGCATGAAACACCCGGAGCAGCTCAAACGGTCGTGGTACGTGTATCTGTTTCAGCTGCCTGTACTGCCGGAACTGCTCCTGGAACGTTTCGGGCGCTGGGCGCTGCGGGGGACCCGGCAGGACGCGTTCACGCCGCAGGACATGCGGCTGTACCGTACAGCGTGGAGGCAGCCCGGGGCGGCGCGCGGCATGGTCAACTATTACCGGGCCCTGCGGCGTTGCGGCACGCGCCACGGCCTGAGCCGTCAGCCGGACAACGAGAAGGTCGACTCACCCACCCTGGTCATCTGGGGTCAGCGCGACGCGGCCCTGATCCCAGAGATGGCCGAGGCACAGCCCTGGGTAAGGGACATGCGTCTGGTCCGTCTGCCCCGGGCCAGTCACTGGGTCATGCGTGATGAGCCCGTTAAGGTGAACAACCTGCTGATCGACTTTCTGCAGGCTCAGACCTGAGAGGAACAGTCAGGAGCAGGCCTGGCGCAGTTCCCCGAATGGCACCACCAAGAAAACAGACTCTCGGCAGCGCCATAGTGCATTCTGTCCGGTAAAATCCACCCGTCCCGCTCAGTCAGTAAGTGCTGTCTCTTTGGCCAATGCTTTAAAGCTCGGCAGCCCAGACGTCCTGCGGCGTCTCCCGCTGGCGGATCAGATGCCAGTCGCCTCCGTTCCAGAGCACCTCGGCGGGCCGGCTGCGGGTCAGGTAGGTACCGCTCATGGCCGCGCCGTAAGCGCCAGCCTCACCGATGGCGAGCAAATCCCCGCGCGATGGAGCGGGCAACGTGACCTCGCGCGCCAGCAGGTCGCCGCTTTCGCAGGCGGGTCCGGCAACGTCCCAGCAGCTGTGCTCGGTGCCTTCCCACAGGGGCGTGACCGGATGCGCCGCGCCGTACAGCATCGGGCGCATCAGCTCAGTCATGCCGGCGTCCACCAGCACGAAAGGCCGGCCGGTGCGCTTGGTACCGACCACCCGGGTCAGCAGGGTGCCGGCCTGGGCCACCAGGTAACGGCCGGGTTCGACCCACAGCTGCGCTTCGAATACGGCCGCGGCGGCGTGGGCCTCACGGGCAATGCCGGGCAGGTCGGCCCCCAGTCCCCAGCCTCCACCGGCGTCCAGCACCGCGAGCGGCCCCGTCTGTGACCGCAAGTCGCTCAGACGCCCGAAGGCTGCCGTGAAGTCCGCCGCGTCACGGATGGCGCTGCCAATATGCACGTGCAGGCCCAGCGCGATATGCCCGGCAGCGCGGAGGGCCTCCAGGACACGCGGCGCCTGTTCCAGCGTCACCCCGAATTTGCTTCTCTCTGATCCGGTGGCCAGGTGGTCATGGGTACTGACGCTCAGCGCCGGATTGACCCGGACCAGCGCTCGGGATCTAGAGGGCAGCAGCCCGACCTCTTCCTCGCGGTCTACCACGAAGGTGGCGCCCAGACGCGCGCCGGCGGCGTATTCAGTGTCGCTCTTGGCTGGTCCGTTGATGATCAGGGTCTCCCCTGCGGCGCCCAGGTACTCGGCGCGGGCAATCTCACCCGGACTGACACATTCAAAGCCCACGCCGGCGGCGTGCAGGCGGCGCAGCAGGTGCAGGTTGGGATTGGCCTTCATGGCGTAGTGCACACGGGCGTTTCCAAATGCAGCGCGTACACGCTCCAGCGCAGCGTCCAGCTCAGAAGCGTCATACACATACAGAGGAGTTCCGAAGCGGGCGGCGGCGTCATGCAGGGCAGCGGCAGGCAAAGTCACGCCAGCGAGTGTAAGCGATGAACCTGAGGGCCAGGACTCAGCAGGCGCATTGCCCTTCTACCGCTTGGCGCAGGGTGCGACGGCCCCTCGAAAACGGGGCCCTCAATTGCCGTCCGCCTCACGCCAGGCAACGAAAAAAGCTGTTAAGCTGCCCGGCTGTATGACGACGGTCACCTCCACTTCTGCCCGCACCGACTCACCCACCCAGCAGGGGGAACGGGTGCTGTGCGCCATGTCAGGTGGGGTGGACAGCAGCGTCACGGCGGCCCTGCTCAAGGATCAGGGTTATCAGGTGGTTGGCGCCATGATGCGCTTCTGGCCGGATGACAAGCGGGTCGACACCTTCGATACCTGCTGCTCGCCGGACGCGGCCTATGAGGCCCGCCGCGTGGCGGAACAGGTGGGCGTGCCGTTCTATCTGCTGGACTACCGCGAGCAGTTCCAGCGCCACATCGTGGGGCCATTCCTGGACGAGTACTCGCGTGGACGTACGCCCAACCCCTGCGTGAACTGCAACACCAAGGTCAAGTTCGACGAGCTGGTCAAGAAGGCCAAGATGCTCGGCTGCCGCTACGTGGCGACCGGCCATTATGTCAAGCGGGTGGAAAATGCGGCTGGCGAGGTCGAGTTCTGGCGCGGGGACGATCCCCGTAAGGACCAGACCTACTTCCTATGGGGCACACCGCGTGACGCCCTGCCCTACATCCTGTTTCCGGTCGGCGAGCTGGAAAAGCCGCAGGTGCGCCAGATCGCCGAGGAACGTGGGCTGCTGACTGCCCGCAAGCCGGAAAGCCAGAACATCTGCTTCGTGCCGGGTAAGGTTCAGGACTTCGTGGCCGAGCACCTGCCCCAGGCCACCGGCTATATCCGTGAGGTTGCCAGCGGTGAGGTCGTGGGCGAGCACCTGGGGACGCAGTTCTACACCCTGGGCCAGAAAAAGGGGCTTGGTCTGTATCAGTCGCACCGGGTCAGGCACGTGGTGCACCTGGACCCGGCCACGAATACCGTCTGGGTCGGGGACTATGAAGACTGCATGTGGACCGGGCTGCGCGCCGGCAGCGCCAACTATCTGCTGGACCTGCGCGACCTGCCCCAGGAGCTGGAAGTGCAAGTACGTTACCGGACAGCTCCGGTCAAGGCTCGTGTAGTGCACGCCGACGAGCAGGGCTTTGAGCTGGCATTCGCCGAACCGCAGTTTGCGGTGGCGCCCGGCCAGAGCGCTGTCCTTTATGCCGGACCAAGGCTGCTGGGCGGCGGCCTGATCGAGGACCATGCCCGCGATCTTCCTGCATTACAGCCTGCACCGAAGCGCCGCCCGACAGGCGCGCCGGTTTAAAGGCAGTGTTTTAAGGCGGCGAGCTTTCAGGCTCGCCGCCTTTCGTCTGATTCAGTAGCTCCGGCGGAGATCCACCAACCCTGGCGGCTCCACGTCCTGCAGCAGGTCCAGCAGAAAGTCACGCGTCAGCATGGCCCCCCGGTGCACCAGATCGGTGGTGGTGCTGGCGATATGGGGCGTGATGATCACGTTTTCCTGAGCCCAGAGTGGATGGTCCTCCGGAAGAGGCTCGGGATCCGTGACGTCCAGCACTGCTCCCCCAAGAGCCCTACTTTGAAGAGCAGCCAGCAGATCTTCGGTAACGATCAGGTTGCCACGTCCCTGATTGCTGATCCAGGCCCCAGGGCGCAGCAGCGCCAGGACATCTGCATTTACGGCGCCCCGGGTTTCCGGTGTACTGGGGAGAAGAAGCACGACCCAATCGGCAGACCGGAGCAGATCATCGCGTTCCTGCACGGGGGTCGAGCTGCGGATGCCGTGGACCTGAGCGCCAAAGGGCCTCAGGAAATCTTCGACATGACGGCCGATATGCCCGTACCCCCACAGCACGACCATCCGGCCGTCCAGCGTTTCCAGGCCCGAAGAGCCGGGAGCGCGGGGCGCCGTCCACCGGCCCCGCCCCTGCGCGTCGCGGAAACGGTGAAGCCCACGCATGGCACCGAGCATACCGGCGACCACGTGCACAGCGACAGCCCGGTCGTGCAGGCGGCTGGCGTTGTACAGCCGTACCCCCTCCGGCAGCGCGGTCCGCACATGGTCAATTCCGGCAGTCAGTGTCAGCACCCATTTCAGTCCCGGGGTCTGCATCAGTCGCTGGCGGGTCTCAGCGCTGGTCAGCCACAGCACTGCACCGTCGGCTGGGCCGTCCGGCACCTCGCTCCGGGTGTAGTGGCTGAACGTCACGCCCGGCACCCCGTTCTCGTCCGGGTGGGTCAGGTTTCGGAATTCGGGCAGATCGGGTACCAGAACGCGCATGGCCTATTGTGCCGTGTCATACCCATTCCGAACAGCTTCACTTTCTATACGGGCTGTTCCGGGCGGATACAAGGTAAAAAAATACGGGATGCAGCTTTACCCCGCATCCCGGCGCTTCTCTGGGATCTGCTGGAATCAAGCGGAATCCGTATCAGGTGCCCAACGCGTCAACCACTCGGCGCGCGTGAGTTCCATATTGACGTCGGTGCGCCCGGGGACCTCACTGCGTCCCACCTCACGGAATCCACACGCCAGGAAGGCCCTCTGTGCGCGGCGGTTGTGCCCGAAAGTCGTCAGACGGACCCTGGACAGCGGCTGCTCCCGCCGTACGAAGGCCCACAACATCAGGGCCTGCACCGCCTCCCGGCCGTATCCCTGTCCCCACAATTCTGGCCGGCCAATCATGACCCCCAGCGTGGCCCGTGTGGGGGTCGCCGGGGGAGGCGGCGTCAGGTCATACAGCTCGGCACTGCCGATCAGGCTGCCGGCCTCGTCGAGAATGCCGAATCCGGCGCGCTCTCCCGTCTTTTCCTCGTCCCTCATGACACGCCGGAACAGCCATTCGGGCATTCGGATGGGCCGGGCATCGTTCCAGTCGGCCAGTTCGCGGTCCCGAAAAAAGCGGTGCAGCGTCCGCCATTCGCCCGCTGTGAAGTCCAGGACCGGCTTGAGGGTCACCCGCCCCCAATGAACGAACGGGTCGGCGTCCCCCCCGGTCATGCCTCTCCCGGTGAGCCTTCCTTCAGGGTGCCCCGGGCACGCGTGACGTCACGGGTGAGGCGCTCCAGGTGAAACGCGTCGCCCTCGGCACGCTGCACCAGGCCTGTACGTGGGTCCACCACCAGCAATGCCAGGAGCTGACCAGCCACGTGTCTGACGCTGACGCCGGGGTGGGCGCCGAGCTGCTTCTGGTCGTCGGGGGCCAGCACGCTCCAGGCTGGGTCCTGTGACCCCAGCCCCAGGTGAGCGGTCGGAAGCGCCCGGCTCGACAGTTCGGTGTCCAGCCAGCTCATGGCTTCCAGACGCCCCGCCAGCAGGCCCTGCTCAATGTGCGGACGGGCGGTGTTGTAAACCACCGGGCGACCATCGCGGCGACGCAGGTCACCTCCAGAGGCCCGCACCAGGGCGTGCCCGGCGGCAATATCCCACTCGCTGCGGGGCGACATGGTGAAGGTCGCGTCGGCCTCCCCGGCAGCGATGCGCGCGAGTTTCAGGGCAATACTGCCGCTCGGCGCCATGCCAGGCAAGTCATGGCGGTGCAGTTCCCGCGTGAACTCGGTGTCTGACACACTTACCACGTACCGGTCCCGGCGACTGAACCCGGTCGCCTGACCGTTCTTCTGTACACCGTGGCCGACCACGCCGCTGAACAGTTCGTCGGTGGCTGGCGCATACACCACACCCAGTTCCGGCTGGCCGTCGATGCTCAGGCCAATGCTGACGCAGTAGTCAGGGCTGCCGGAGGTAAATTCCTTGGTGCCGTCAATCGGGTCGATAATCCACACCCGTTGACACACAAGGCGCTCGGGGGCATCCACTTCCTCCTCACTGAGCAGGCCGTCGGCCGGGTAAGCCTCGCGCAGGCCACGGACAATCAGGGTGGACGCCTCACGGTCGGCTGCCGTGACCGGGTCGTCCGCTGACGTCTTGTGTTCAACGGTCAGGCCGGCG
Proteins encoded in this window:
- a CDS encoding alpha/beta fold hydrolase translates to MWTEHEIRVNGVRLHYVEAGPAAGPLVVLLHGFPEYWRAWEHQIGPLARAGFRVVAPDMRGYNLSEKPQDIEAYRVQTLQEDIAKLIRALGAGRAHVVGHDWGGIVAWQLAIRQPEAVDRLVILNAPHPGAARRGMKHPEQLKRSWYVYLFQLPVLPELLLERFGRWALRGTRQDAFTPQDMRLYRTAWRQPGAARGMVNYYRALRRCGTRHGLSRQPDNEKVDSPTLVIWGQRDAALIPEMAEAQPWVRDMRLVRLPRASHWVMRDEPVKVNNLLIDFLQAQT
- the lysA gene encoding diaminopimelate decarboxylase; amino-acid sequence: MTLPAAALHDAAARFGTPLYVYDASELDAALERVRAAFGNARVHYAMKANPNLHLLRRLHAAGVGFECVSPGEIARAEYLGAAGETLIINGPAKSDTEYAAGARLGATFVVDREEEVGLLPSRSRALVRVNPALSVSTHDHLATGSERSKFGVTLEQAPRVLEALRAAGHIALGLHVHIGSAIRDAADFTAAFGRLSDLRSQTGPLAVLDAGGGWGLGADLPGIAREAHAAAAVFEAQLWVEPGRYLVAQAGTLLTRVVGTKRTGRPFVLVDAGMTELMRPMLYGAAHPVTPLWEGTEHSCWDVAGPACESGDLLAREVTLPAPSRGDLLAIGEAGAYGAAMSGTYLTRSRPAEVLWNGGDWHLIRQRETPQDVWAAEL
- the mnmA gene encoding tRNA 2-thiouridine(34) synthase MnmA, which translates into the protein MTTVTSTSARTDSPTQQGERVLCAMSGGVDSSVTAALLKDQGYQVVGAMMRFWPDDKRVDTFDTCCSPDAAYEARRVAEQVGVPFYLLDYREQFQRHIVGPFLDEYSRGRTPNPCVNCNTKVKFDELVKKAKMLGCRYVATGHYVKRVENAAGEVEFWRGDDPRKDQTYFLWGTPRDALPYILFPVGELEKPQVRQIAEERGLLTARKPESQNICFVPGKVQDFVAEHLPQATGYIREVASGEVVGEHLGTQFYTLGQKKGLGLYQSHRVRHVVHLDPATNTVWVGDYEDCMWTGLRAGSANYLLDLRDLPQELEVQVRYRTAPVKARVVHADEQGFELAFAEPQFAVAPGQSAVLYAGPRLLGGGLIEDHARDLPALQPAPKRRPTGAPV
- a CDS encoding NAD(P)-dependent oxidoreductase, whose product is MRVLVPDLPEFRNLTHPDENGVPGVTFSHYTRSEVPDGPADGAVLWLTSAETRQRLMQTPGLKWVLTLTAGIDHVRTALPEGVRLYNASRLHDRAVAVHVVAGMLGAMRGLHRFRDAQGRGRWTAPRAPGSSGLETLDGRMVVLWGYGHIGRHVEDFLRPFGAQVHGIRSSTPVQERDDLLRSADWVVLLLPSTPETRGAVNADVLALLRPGAWISNQGRGNLIVTEDLLAALQSRALGGAVLDVTDPEPLPEDHPLWAQENVIITPHIASTTTDLVHRGAMLTRDFLLDLLQDVEPPGLVDLRRSY
- a CDS encoding GNAT family N-acetyltransferase: MTGGDADPFVHWGRVTLKPVLDFTAGEWRTLHRFFRDRELADWNDARPIRMPEWLFRRVMRDEEKTGERAGFGILDEAGSLIGSAELYDLTPPPPATPTRATLGVMIGRPELWGQGYGREAVQALMLWAFVRREQPLSRVRLTTFGHNRRAQRAFLACGFREVGRSEVPGRTDVNMELTRAEWLTRWAPDTDSA
- a CDS encoding 3'(2'),5'-bisphosphate nucleotidase CysQ yields the protein MTDLPNPSGLVAELQVAIRLAREAGELLRSHLRAGLTVEHKTSADDPVTAADREASTLIVRGLREAYPADGLLSEEEVDAPERLVCQRVWIIDPIDGTKEFTSGSPDYCVSIGLSIDGQPELGVVYAPATDELFSGVVGHGVQKNGQATGFSRRDRYVVSVSDTEFTRELHRHDLPGMAPSGSIALKLARIAAGEADATFTMSPRSEWDIAAGHALVRASGGDLRRRDGRPVVYNTARPHIEQGLLAGRLEAMSWLDTELSSRALPTAHLGLGSQDPAWSVLAPDDQKQLGAHPGVSVRHVAGQLLALLVVDPRTGLVQRAEGDAFHLERLTRDVTRARGTLKEGSPGEA